The following are from one region of the Syngnathus acus chromosome 10, fSynAcu1.2, whole genome shotgun sequence genome:
- the ints5 gene encoding integrator complex subunit 5 produces MLREQAMSVAFDGSPLNAMQSSHTHTQLPVLSGQELSQEIKSFISGVDTVQGRKLSVREHARCAVRLLRSVPACRGAVLEHLRGVYDEHVSVFLHHLETEGDGSSGLSSNLEDIIQEVHGVLSEFIRLNPRAWAPLVSSWAVDLLGQLSSKHAGRRVAPHSSSLNELLQLWMSCAATRSLMEAYSQCLAAMLAWCPDACVDALLDTSVQHSPHFDWVVAHIGSAFPGTIISRVLACGLKDFCSHGTKDQGLLVNGVDKGSRVPKIGSVVGILGHLAAHHSDSIRKELLRMFQESLSPSSPMSPTSSSTSWEGSPQLRRAAVPFLLQLAAMSPNLFGAVSAELVDLLRPPILLQLHSLLQGIPREELDNMLSLAVHLICQSPSGGARVLRFLADTATPASVIISGPTPSPHEGVREGCDSLLQMLLLHLHKLVYNRSDGADGHPHHSASPQPPMVIPFLEELQTHVGELCAETLRLERKRHLWLHQLLCLLSVYGGPSVATEALCQLLTQARNPEELALAWQLHNTLSSCMAGLIPAAVAHCVAQIHTHTLGPRQLRQLLLNLATVIQSQDEDRRGTPDAQSTMAVQMGSAVSVHLHDFSPLLLHGDPAVSHAAVRLLSASPLPRAATPAHLLLLSRAAVAHFFLALRRRGEVGTAGRDGGQAAEAVSCSVALLSRFAAYSPFTLKAVLQQLVEGVLHKGNAGLFGGQIADMSGAPVPSQSGSPDLGASLLDINCRFGTTVNFSGSVWSVFHAGVIGKGLKMRTASPQPDPSGVTLNIQTLLTVVVQCCSSSGLNGSRPPADPDEPPPINAEAAKVVAVTLVENVCPDVANGELSWPPEEHARTTVERDIHIRRCFEAHPALFTLLQVVAAGRPALCYCSALLRGLLATLLAHWEASREASSTDSPWHLRASCLLVFCMGEGQLLPPVLANVHEAFSHLAPFEVRLLLLAVWEYVRANGPMPQKFVFNPDKGLFCRDFSRDGDVARYVSPIHSVLHKNIDRLGHLCWRFQL; encoded by the exons ATGTTACGAGAGCAAGCGATGTCCGTGGCATTTGATGGGAGTCCGCTGAATGCGATGCAGagctcacacactcacacacagctGCCTGTCCTGAG TGGCCAGGAACTGTCTCAGGAGATCAAGTCATTCATCAGTGGCGTTGACACAGTTCAGGGTCGTAAGCTCAGTGTTCGAGAACACGCCCGCTGTGCTGTGCGTCTGCTACGCTCCGTCCCAGCCTGTCGAGGAGCTGTGCTGGAGCATTTGAGGGGTGTCTATGACGAGCATGTCTCTGTcttcctgcaccacctggagaCCGAGGGCGATGGCAGTTCTGGTCTGAGCTCAAATCTGGAGGACATCATTCAG GAAGTTCATGGCGTACTCTCAGAGTTCATTCGCCTCAACCCGCGGGCTTGGGCCCCTCTGGTGTCCAGCTGGGCTGTGGACTTACTGGGTCAGCTCAGTAGCAAACATGCCGGTCGAAGGGTGGCCCCCCACTCCTCCAGCCTCAATGAGCTTCTTCAGCTTTGGATGTCTTGCGCAGCCACTCGCTCCCTCATGGAGGCCTACTCCCAGTGTTTAGCCGCAATGCTGGCCTGGTGCCCCGATGCCTGCGTCGATGCGCTATTAGACACCTCGGTCCAACATTCCCCGCATTTCGACTGGGTGGTGGCTCACATTGGCTCTGCCTTCCCCGGGACGATCATCAGCCGGGTCCTGGCCTGTGGACTCAAAGATTTCTGCTCCCACGGCACCAAGGACCAAGGGCTGCTGGTGAACGGGGTGGACAAAGGCAGCCGAGTGCCGAAGATCGGCTCGGTGGTGGGAATCCTGGGACATCTGGCAGCGCACCACTCTGACAGCATCAGGAAAGAGTTGCTAAGGATGTTCCAGGAGAGCCTGAGTCCTTCCAGTCCCATGTCTCCTACTTCGTCCTCAACCTCCTGGGAGGGCTCTCCTCAGCTACGTCGAGCCGCCGTACCGTTTCTCCTTCAGCTGGCCGCCATGTCTCCCAACCTCTTTGGTGCCGTGTCTGCTGAGCTGGTGGATCTGCTGCGGCCACCCATCCTGCTCCAGTTGCACAGTTTGTTGCAGGGAATCCCAAGAGAAGAACTGGATAACATGCTGAGCTTAGCCGTCCACCTTATATGCCAAAGCCCATCAGGGGGTGCGCGGGTTCTTCGCTTTCTGGCGGACACGGCCACGCCAGCTTCGGTCATCATCTCTGGTCCTACGCCATCCCCTCATGAAGGTGTCAGAGAAGGTTGCGATAGCCTCCTGCAAATGCTGCTCCTGCATCTCCACAAGTTGGTGTACAACCGCTCGGACGGGGCGGACGGACATCCCCATCACTCGGCTTCCCCTCAGCCACCGATGGTCATCCCGTTCTTGGAGGAGCTGCAGACGCATGTCGGTGAGCTGTGCGCCGAGACGCTGCGACTGGAGAGGAAGCGGCACCTCTGGCTGCATCAATTGCTTTGTCTGCTATCGGTGTACGGTGGCCCCAGCGTGGCAACCGAGGCCCTCTGTCAGCTCCTCACTCAGGCCCGCAACCCGGAGGAGTTGGCTCTCGCCTGGCAGCTTCACAACACGCTTTCGTCCTGCATGGCAGGGCTAATTCCTGCGGCTGTGGCCCACTGTGTGGCCCAGATCCACACGCACACCTTGGGACCCCGGCAGCTAAGGCAGCTGCTGCTAAACCTGGCTACAGTTATCCAGAGTCAAGATGAAGACAGAAGAGGAACACCAGATGCTCAGTCCACCATGGCTGTCCAGATGGGATCTGCGGTTTCCGTGCACCTCCACGATTTCAGCCCGCTGCTCCTGCACGGCGATCCGGCCGTGTCCCACGCTGCGGTGCGGCTCCTGTCAGCCAGCCCGCTCCCTCGAGCCGCCACTCCGGCACACCTGCTCCTGCTCTCCCGCGCCGCTGTCGCTCATTTCTTCCTCGCTCTGCGGAGGCGAGGAGAAGTGGGGACGGCGGGGAGGGATGGGGGGCAGGCAGCCGAGGCTGTGAGCTGCTCCGTTGCGTTGCTGTCCCGTTTTGCCGCATACTCCCCTTTTACTCTCAAGGCAGTGCTTCAGCAGTTGGTGGAGGGAGTGCTGCATAAAGGCAATGCCGGACTATTTGGAGGGCAGATTGCAGACATGTCGGGCGCTCCTGTACCATCCCAGTCGGGATCCCCTGATCTGGGAGCCTCCTTGTTGGACATCAACTGCCGGTTCGGTACGACCGTTAACTTTTCAGGAAGCGTGTGGTCTGTGTTTCACGCCGGGGTGATCGGCAAGGGATTGAAGATGCGTACTGCTTCACCTCAACCTGACCCATCCGGGGTGACCCTG AACATCCAGACATTGCTGACCGTCGTGGTCCAGTGTTGTAGCTCCTCCGGTCTCAACGGCTCAAGGCCACCGGCAGACCCTGACGAACCACCGCCCATCAATGCTGAGGCAGCCAAGGTGGTTGCTGTCACGCTGGTGGAAAACGTATGTCCGGACGTGGCCAATGGCGAGCTGTCGTGGCCTCCGGAGGAGCACGCCCGCACCACGGTAGAACGAGACATTCACATTCGCCGCTGCTTTGAGGCCCACCCTGCGCTCTTCACGCTGCTTCAGGTAGTGGCAGCAGGACGCCCGGCTCTTTGTTACTGCTCAGCTCTGCTCAGGGGCCTCTTGGCCACCCTGCTGGCCCACTGGGAGGCGTCTCGCGAGGCCTCGTCCACAGACTCCCCGTGGCACCTGCGGGCCTCCTGCCTCCTGGTGTTCTGCATGGGCGAGGGCCAGCTGCTGCCTCCTGTGCTGGCTAATGTCCATGAGGCTTTCTCTCACCTTGCGCCTTTTGAGGtgaggctgctgctgctggcagTGTGGGAGTACGTGAGGGCCAATGGTCCCATGCCTCAGAAATTTGTCTTCAATCCAGACAAGGGTCTTTTCTGCAGAGATTTCTCCCGGGACGGTGATGTGGCACGATACGTGTCACCGATTCACAGTGTCTTGCATAAGAACATTGACAGACTGGGACACCTCTGCTGGAGGTTTCAGCTCTGA
- the LOC119129604 gene encoding phospholipase A and acyltransferase 3-like isoform X1 has translation MSFGFGLQCTYSSVDTTRVSKFTEKFNRDMASAQYDDKPQPGDLIEIFRGAYEHWAIYVGNGYVVHLAPLSEVPGAGVNSMMSVLADTAIVKKEELWKVVGDNRWRINNLLDSKYEPRPVYSIVMDALELVGEELAYCVLRNNCEHFATHLRYGKPRSRQVRQVGETALGVATVTLGVVGIAALLTTLLGGNKDKHKE, from the exons ATGAGTTTTGGTTTTGGTTTACAGTGCACATACTCATCAGTGGACACTAC aagAGTGTCAAAGTTTACGGAGAAATTCAACAGAGACATGGCATCAGCacag TACGATGACAAACCTCAGCCTGGCGACTTAATAGAGATCTTCAGAGGAGCCTACGAGCACTGGGCCATATATGTCGGCAATGGCTATGTAGTTCATTTGGCACCATTAT CTGAAGTCCCAGGTGCAGGTGTGAACAGCATGATGTCCGTTCTGGCGGACACCGCCATTGTGAAGAAGGAGGAGCTGTGGAAAGTGGTGGGTGACAACCGCTGGAGGATCAACAACTTGCTGGACTCAAAGTATGAGCCCCGTCCCGTCTACTCGATCGTGATGGACGCCCTCGAACTGGTGGGCGAGGAGCTGGCATACTGCGTTCTCCGAAACAATTGTGAGCATTTTGCCACTCACCTGCGTTACGGCAAGCCCAGATCCCGGCAG GTGCGTCAAGTGGGAGAAACTGCTCTGGGTGTAGCCACAGTGACCCTGGGTGTTGTAGGCATAGCAGCTCTGTTGACAACACTGCTCGGAGGCAACAAGGACAAGCACAAAGAGTAA
- the LOC119129604 gene encoding phospholipase A and acyltransferase 3-like isoform X3 — protein MSFGFGLQCTYSSVDTTRVSKFTEKFNRDMASAQYDDKPQPGDLIEIFRGAYEHWAIYVGNGYVVHLAPLSEVPGAGVNSMMSVLADTAIVKKEELWKVVGDNRWRINNLLDSKYEPRPVYSIVMDALELVGEELAYCVLRNNCEHFATHLRYGKPRSRQKT, from the exons ATGAGTTTTGGTTTTGGTTTACAGTGCACATACTCATCAGTGGACACTAC aagAGTGTCAAAGTTTACGGAGAAATTCAACAGAGACATGGCATCAGCacag TACGATGACAAACCTCAGCCTGGCGACTTAATAGAGATCTTCAGAGGAGCCTACGAGCACTGGGCCATATATGTCGGCAATGGCTATGTAGTTCATTTGGCACCATTAT CTGAAGTCCCAGGTGCAGGTGTGAACAGCATGATGTCCGTTCTGGCGGACACCGCCATTGTGAAGAAGGAGGAGCTGTGGAAAGTGGTGGGTGACAACCGCTGGAGGATCAACAACTTGCTGGACTCAAAGTATGAGCCCCGTCCCGTCTACTCGATCGTGATGGACGCCCTCGAACTGGTGGGCGAGGAGCTGGCATACTGCGTTCTCCGAAACAATTGTGAGCATTTTGCCACTCACCTGCGTTACGGCAAGCCCAGATCCCGGCAG aagaCATAA
- the LOC119129604 gene encoding phospholipase A and acyltransferase 3-like isoform X2, with product MASAQYDDKPQPGDLIEIFRGAYEHWAIYVGNGYVVHLAPLSEVPGAGVNSMMSVLADTAIVKKEELWKVVGDNRWRINNLLDSKYEPRPVYSIVMDALELVGEELAYCVLRNNCEHFATHLRYGKPRSRQVRQVGETALGVATVTLGVVGIAALLTTLLGGNKDKHKE from the exons ATGGCATCAGCacag TACGATGACAAACCTCAGCCTGGCGACTTAATAGAGATCTTCAGAGGAGCCTACGAGCACTGGGCCATATATGTCGGCAATGGCTATGTAGTTCATTTGGCACCATTAT CTGAAGTCCCAGGTGCAGGTGTGAACAGCATGATGTCCGTTCTGGCGGACACCGCCATTGTGAAGAAGGAGGAGCTGTGGAAAGTGGTGGGTGACAACCGCTGGAGGATCAACAACTTGCTGGACTCAAAGTATGAGCCCCGTCCCGTCTACTCGATCGTGATGGACGCCCTCGAACTGGTGGGCGAGGAGCTGGCATACTGCGTTCTCCGAAACAATTGTGAGCATTTTGCCACTCACCTGCGTTACGGCAAGCCCAGATCCCGGCAG GTGCGTCAAGTGGGAGAAACTGCTCTGGGTGTAGCCACAGTGACCCTGGGTGTTGTAGGCATAGCAGCTCTGTTGACAACACTGCTCGGAGGCAACAAGGACAAGCACAAAGAGTAA
- the scyl1 gene encoding N-terminal kinase-like protein isoform X2 — protein sequence MWSFFARDPVKDFAYEILPDSQEKSGIWSLHRGKRKSNAEPVSVFVHEVAQGSEQQTQLAKAAFKRMKTLRHPNILAYVDGLETEKSLYLVTEPVTPLAVHLKGVPSELEVSWGLHQIIKALSFLINDCHLLHNNLGLWAIFVDRAGEWKLGALDHVSPEQGDPNGASLPDPKSIYPDMEKYDPPEMPSCSGEKWAGEVWRLGCLIWEVFNGPLSRTSSLRSLGKIPKALVPHFCELVGANPRARPNPARFLQNCRSPGGFLSNSFVESNLFLEEIQIKEPGEKQQFFQDLSENLDSFPEDFCKHKVLPQLLTAFEFGNAGAVVLTPLFKVGKFLSAEEYQQKIIPVIVKMFSSTDRAMRIRLLQQMEQFIQYLNEAAVNSQIFPHVVHGFTDTNPAIREQTVKSMLLLAPKLNESNLNQELMRHFARLQARDEQGPIRCNTTVCLGKIASYLNAGTRQRILISAFSRATKDPFAASRSAGVLGFAATHNYYSLSEVAARILPTLCAITVDPDKSVREQAFKAIKSFITKLETVSEDPTKLAEIEKDVGSCAQPPGTASGWTGWAVTGMTSLTSKLIRNAPGTVGGAAAESSSLSNATSVIPGTTDGTTGSVEKGPRTSQTHSISASNPVDRAQTLEAIENDEEPGERWDDEEEDWGSLEDSEKGRTEKEDWTTDWSGMTSSKKNSGEQEAGRSSTTMAVKKQSSDWSSSGWDADDSWSNDKEGPGLSSAGEEGWGNEWAEEETDIVGAALPEGVRLASEYNWDSGSMSKGSSQNDLFAGVAQRNTSGPMPGGGWGTDTTGDWGTEESWEALDGNQGLSKAELSKKKREERRKDLEAKRAERKAAKGPLKLGARKLD from the exons ATGTGGTCCTTTTTTGCCAGGGATCCCGTCAAAGACTTTGCTTATGAAATTCTTCCAGACAGCCAAGAGAAGTCTGGAATATGGTCGTTACATCGGGGCAAGCGAAAG TCCAATGCAGAGCCAGTGTCGGTGTTCGTGCACGAGGTGGCTCAGGGGTCGGAGCAGCAGACTCAGCTGGCAAAGGCAGCCTTCAAGCGGATGAAGACCCTTCGCCACCCCAACATCCTGGCCTATGTTGATGGCTTGGAG ACAGAGAAGAGCTTGTACCTGGTAACTGAACCGGTGACTCCTCTGGCCGTTCATCTAAAGGGTGTTCCAAGTGAACTGGAGGTCTCCTGGGGCCTACATCAGATAATA AAAGCTCTGAGTTTCCTAATCAATGATTGTCACTTGCTCCATAACAACTTGGGCTTGTGGGCCATCTTTGTTGATCGAGCTGGCGAGTGGAAGCTGGGGGCCCTCGACCATGTTTCCCCGGAACAAGGTGATCCAAACGGGGCCTCGCTCCCTGACCCAAAGTCTATTTACCCAGATATGGAGAAGTATGACCCGCCAGAGATGCCCAGTTGCAGTGGGGAAAAATG GGCAGGGGAAGTGTGGCGATTAGGCTGTCTTATCTGGGAAGTGTTCAATGGGCCACTTTCCCGCACGTCTTCACTTCGTTCACTTGGGAAG ATCCCCAAAGCTCTGGTTCCTCACTTCTGCGAGCTGGTGGGTGCCAACCCGCGAGCTCGGCCCAATCCAGCCCGTTTCCTGCAAAACTGCCGAAGCCCCGGAGGGTTCCTCAGTAACAGCTTTGTGGAGAGCAACCTCTTCCTAGAAGAGATCCAG ATTAAGGAGCCAGGGGAGAAGCAGCAATTTTTCCAGGACCTGAGtgagaacctggactctttcCCAGAGGACTTCTGTAAACACAAGGTCCTGCCTCAACTGCTCACCGCCTTCGAGTTTGGAAATGCAGGCGCTGTCGTCCTCACACCGCTTTTCAAG GTGGGGAAGTTCCTATCTGCTGAAGAATACCAACAGAAGATCATCCCGGTCATCGTAAAGATGTTTTCCTCAACAGACCGAGCCATGAGAATACGACTGCTCCAGCAG ATGGAGCAGTTCATTCAGTATCTCAATGAAGCAGCGGTGAATTCCCAGATTTTCCCTCACGTCGTTCACGGCTTTACTGACACCAACCCTGCCATCAGAGAGCAGACGGTTAAG TCTATGTTGCTGCTGGCCCCCAAACTAAATGAGAGCAATTTGAACCAAGAGCTCATGCGCCACTTTGCCAGGCTGCAAGCCAGGGATGAGCAGGGCCCGATCCGATGCAACACCACAGTTTGCCTGGGAAAGATCGCCTCCTACCTCAATGCGGGG ACCCGACAGCGAATTCTGATTTCTGCCTTCTCACGAGCCACAAAAGACCCCTTTGCAGCGTCGCGTTCTGCTGGCGTGCTCGGCTTTGCTGCCACACACAACTATTACAGCCTATCTGAGGTCGCCGCCCGAATTTTGCCCACACTGTGCGCTATTACTGTCGACCCCGACAAGAGTGTCAGGGAGCAG GCTTTCAAAGCAATCAAAAGTTTTATCACCAAGCTGGAAACCGTGTCAGAAGATCCCACCAAACTGGCTGAGATTG AAAAAGATGTTGGGTCGTGTGCTCAGCCACCCGGCACTGCATCCGGCTGGACCGGCTGGGCTGTGACTGGCATGACCTCACTGACATCCAAATTGATACGCAACGCACCGGGCACAGTGGGAGGAGCGGCGGCTGAGAGCAGCAGCCTTTCAAACGCCACCAGCGTGATTCCTGGCACCACAGATGGAACCACTG GTTCTGTAGAGAAAGGTCCACGCACCTCCCAGACTCACAGCATTTCTGCTTCAAACCCCGTGGACAGAGCACAGACTCTTGAAGCGATTGAAAATGATGAGGAGCCAGGAGAGCGCTgggatgatgaggaggaggattgGGGTAGTTTGGAG gattcAGAGAAAGGTCGAACTGAAAAGGAGGATTGGACTACTGACTGGTCAGGAATGACGTCATCCAAAAAGAACAGCGGTGAACAAGAA GCGGGCAGGTCATCAACCACCATGGCGGTGAAAAAGCAGAGCTCGGACTGGAGCAGCTCAGGCTGGGACGCCGATGACAGCTGGTCCAATGACAAAGAGGGTCCGGGTCTGAGTTCTGCTGGCGAGGAGGGATGGGGCAACGAATGGGCTGAGGAGGAGACGGACATTGTCGGTGCCGCCCTGCCCGAGGGGGTCCGCTTGGCCAGCGAGTACAACTGGGATAGCGGCAGCATGAGCAAAGGAAGCAGTCAGAACGACCTATTTGCAGGCGTGGCACAGAGAAACACGTCAGGCCCCATG CCTGGAGGTGGCTGGGGTACAGACACAACGGGAGACTGGGGCACTGAAGAAAGTTGGGAAGCGTTAGATGGAAATCAAG GTCTGAGCAAAGCTGAGCTGTCCAAGAAGAAacgagaggagaggaggaaagaTCTGGAAGCCAAACGGGCGGAGCGCAAAGCTGCAAAAGGTCCCCTCAAACTGGGTGCTCGTAAACTAGACTGA
- the scyl1 gene encoding N-terminal kinase-like protein isoform X1: MWSFFARDPVKDFAYEILPDSQEKSGIWSLHRGKRKSNAEPVSVFVHEVAQGSEQQTQLAKAAFKRMKTLRHPNILAYVDGLETEKSLYLVTEPVTPLAVHLKGVPSELEVSWGLHQIIKALSFLINDCHLLHNNLGLWAIFVDRAGEWKLGALDHVSPEQGDPNGASLPDPKSIYPDMEKYDPPEMPSCSGEKWAGEVWRLGCLIWEVFNGPLSRTSSLRSLGKIPKALVPHFCELVGANPRARPNPARFLQNCRSPGGFLSNSFVESNLFLEEIQIKEPGEKQQFFQDLSENLDSFPEDFCKHKVLPQLLTAFEFGNAGAVVLTPLFKVGKFLSAEEYQQKIIPVIVKMFSSTDRAMRIRLLQQMEQFIQYLNEAAVNSQIFPHVVHGFTDTNPAIREQTVKSMLLLAPKLNESNLNQELMRHFARLQARDEQGPIRCNTTVCLGKIASYLNAGTRQRILISAFSRATKDPFAASRSAGVLGFAATHNYYSLSEVAARILPTLCAITVDPDKSVREQAFKAIKSFITKLETVSEDPTKLAEIEKDVGSCAQPPGTASGWTGWAVTGMTSLTSKLIRNAPGTVGGAAAESSSLSNATSVIPGTTDGTTGSVEKGPRTSQTHSISASNPVDRAQTLEAIENDEEPGERWDDEEEDWGSLEDSEKGRTEKEDWTTDWSGMTSSKKNSGEQEAGRSSTTMAVKKQSSDWSSSGWDADDSWSNDKEGPGLSSAGEEGWGNEWAEEETDIVGAALPEGVRLASEYNWDSGSMSKGSSQNDLFAGVAQRNTSGPMPGGGWGTDTTGDWGTEESWEALDGNQAGLSKAELSKKKREERRKDLEAKRAERKAAKGPLKLGARKLD, from the exons ATGTGGTCCTTTTTTGCCAGGGATCCCGTCAAAGACTTTGCTTATGAAATTCTTCCAGACAGCCAAGAGAAGTCTGGAATATGGTCGTTACATCGGGGCAAGCGAAAG TCCAATGCAGAGCCAGTGTCGGTGTTCGTGCACGAGGTGGCTCAGGGGTCGGAGCAGCAGACTCAGCTGGCAAAGGCAGCCTTCAAGCGGATGAAGACCCTTCGCCACCCCAACATCCTGGCCTATGTTGATGGCTTGGAG ACAGAGAAGAGCTTGTACCTGGTAACTGAACCGGTGACTCCTCTGGCCGTTCATCTAAAGGGTGTTCCAAGTGAACTGGAGGTCTCCTGGGGCCTACATCAGATAATA AAAGCTCTGAGTTTCCTAATCAATGATTGTCACTTGCTCCATAACAACTTGGGCTTGTGGGCCATCTTTGTTGATCGAGCTGGCGAGTGGAAGCTGGGGGCCCTCGACCATGTTTCCCCGGAACAAGGTGATCCAAACGGGGCCTCGCTCCCTGACCCAAAGTCTATTTACCCAGATATGGAGAAGTATGACCCGCCAGAGATGCCCAGTTGCAGTGGGGAAAAATG GGCAGGGGAAGTGTGGCGATTAGGCTGTCTTATCTGGGAAGTGTTCAATGGGCCACTTTCCCGCACGTCTTCACTTCGTTCACTTGGGAAG ATCCCCAAAGCTCTGGTTCCTCACTTCTGCGAGCTGGTGGGTGCCAACCCGCGAGCTCGGCCCAATCCAGCCCGTTTCCTGCAAAACTGCCGAAGCCCCGGAGGGTTCCTCAGTAACAGCTTTGTGGAGAGCAACCTCTTCCTAGAAGAGATCCAG ATTAAGGAGCCAGGGGAGAAGCAGCAATTTTTCCAGGACCTGAGtgagaacctggactctttcCCAGAGGACTTCTGTAAACACAAGGTCCTGCCTCAACTGCTCACCGCCTTCGAGTTTGGAAATGCAGGCGCTGTCGTCCTCACACCGCTTTTCAAG GTGGGGAAGTTCCTATCTGCTGAAGAATACCAACAGAAGATCATCCCGGTCATCGTAAAGATGTTTTCCTCAACAGACCGAGCCATGAGAATACGACTGCTCCAGCAG ATGGAGCAGTTCATTCAGTATCTCAATGAAGCAGCGGTGAATTCCCAGATTTTCCCTCACGTCGTTCACGGCTTTACTGACACCAACCCTGCCATCAGAGAGCAGACGGTTAAG TCTATGTTGCTGCTGGCCCCCAAACTAAATGAGAGCAATTTGAACCAAGAGCTCATGCGCCACTTTGCCAGGCTGCAAGCCAGGGATGAGCAGGGCCCGATCCGATGCAACACCACAGTTTGCCTGGGAAAGATCGCCTCCTACCTCAATGCGGGG ACCCGACAGCGAATTCTGATTTCTGCCTTCTCACGAGCCACAAAAGACCCCTTTGCAGCGTCGCGTTCTGCTGGCGTGCTCGGCTTTGCTGCCACACACAACTATTACAGCCTATCTGAGGTCGCCGCCCGAATTTTGCCCACACTGTGCGCTATTACTGTCGACCCCGACAAGAGTGTCAGGGAGCAG GCTTTCAAAGCAATCAAAAGTTTTATCACCAAGCTGGAAACCGTGTCAGAAGATCCCACCAAACTGGCTGAGATTG AAAAAGATGTTGGGTCGTGTGCTCAGCCACCCGGCACTGCATCCGGCTGGACCGGCTGGGCTGTGACTGGCATGACCTCACTGACATCCAAATTGATACGCAACGCACCGGGCACAGTGGGAGGAGCGGCGGCTGAGAGCAGCAGCCTTTCAAACGCCACCAGCGTGATTCCTGGCACCACAGATGGAACCACTG GTTCTGTAGAGAAAGGTCCACGCACCTCCCAGACTCACAGCATTTCTGCTTCAAACCCCGTGGACAGAGCACAGACTCTTGAAGCGATTGAAAATGATGAGGAGCCAGGAGAGCGCTgggatgatgaggaggaggattgGGGTAGTTTGGAG gattcAGAGAAAGGTCGAACTGAAAAGGAGGATTGGACTACTGACTGGTCAGGAATGACGTCATCCAAAAAGAACAGCGGTGAACAAGAA GCGGGCAGGTCATCAACCACCATGGCGGTGAAAAAGCAGAGCTCGGACTGGAGCAGCTCAGGCTGGGACGCCGATGACAGCTGGTCCAATGACAAAGAGGGTCCGGGTCTGAGTTCTGCTGGCGAGGAGGGATGGGGCAACGAATGGGCTGAGGAGGAGACGGACATTGTCGGTGCCGCCCTGCCCGAGGGGGTCCGCTTGGCCAGCGAGTACAACTGGGATAGCGGCAGCATGAGCAAAGGAAGCAGTCAGAACGACCTATTTGCAGGCGTGGCACAGAGAAACACGTCAGGCCCCATG CCTGGAGGTGGCTGGGGTACAGACACAACGGGAGACTGGGGCACTGAAGAAAGTTGGGAAGCGTTAGATGGAAATCAAG CAGGTCTGAGCAAAGCTGAGCTGTCCAAGAAGAAacgagaggagaggaggaaagaTCTGGAAGCCAAACGGGCGGAGCGCAAAGCTGCAAAAGGTCCCCTCAAACTGGGTGCTCGTAAACTAGACTGA